From a region of the Brachionichthys hirsutus isolate HB-005 chromosome 9, CSIRO-AGI_Bhir_v1, whole genome shotgun sequence genome:
- the echdc2 gene encoding enoyl-CoA hydratase domain-containing protein 2, mitochondrial isoform X1, giving the protein MAAIGPRLAGPRWLLGRWQGAVSRTARKLRRSRPIRGDGAQPVDGGGAFTACGRPQRRGQHTEASGRAEVELKRLDGEEDGIVEVMMCRFKARNAMGHVFVSQLRELVSTLSSDSSIRVIVFRSLVPGVFCAGADLKERALMNNSESDLFVHGLRSLMTQIALLPVPTIAAIDGFALGGGLELALACDLRTAACSAQMGLTETTRGLLPGAGGSQRLPRMVGVTLAKELIFTGKRVGGQAALEMGLVNRVVEQNPTGDAAYREALGLAREILPQAPFAVQMAKEAINKGIEVDIGSAMAIERMCYARVIPTRDRQEGMASFIEKRPPRYTGE; this is encoded by the exons ATGGCGGCCATCGGTCCCCGGCTGGCGGGCCCGAGGTGGCTGCTCGGGCGGTGGCAAGGCGCAGTTTCGCGGACAGCGCGCAAGTTGCGCCGTTCCCGTCCCATCCGTGGGGATGGAGCGCAGCCGGTGGACGGCGGTGGTGCGTTCACGGCCTGCGGGCGTCCTCAGCGTCGCGGGCAGCACACGGAGGCGTCAGGCCGTGCAGAGGTGGAGTTGAAGCGCTTAGACGGGGAAGAAGACG GAATAGTGGAGGTTATGATGTGTCGATTCAAAGCAAGAAACGCTATGGGTCATGTGTTTGTCTCGCAG CTGAGGGAGCTGGTGTCTACTCTGTCCAGTGACTCATCGATTCGTGTGATTGTCTTCAGGAGTTTAGTGCCGGGGGTTTTCTGTGCAG GCGcagacctgaaagagagagctCTGATGAACAACAGCGAGTCTGATCTGTTCGTTCACGGCCTGCGATCCCTCATGACTCAAATCG CGTTGTTGCCCGTGCCGACCATTGCAGCGATCGATGGCTTCGCCCTGGGGGGCGGCCTGGAGTTGGCTTTGGCTTGCGACCTCCGCACTGCCG CATGTTCGGCACAGATGGGCCTGACTGAGACGACGCGGGGGCTGCTCCCAGGGGCGG ggggcagtCAGCGTCTCCCACGGATGGTTGGCGTCACTCTGGCCAAAGAGCTCATCTTCACAG GCAAGCGTGTGGGAGGGCAGGCGGCTCTGGAGATGGGCCTTGTGAACAGAGTCGTAGAACAGAACCCGACAGGAGACGCTGCCTACAGAGAGGCACTCGGCCTGGCCAGAGAGATACTGCCCCAG GCTCCTTTTGCGGTGCAGATGGCAAAAGAGGCAATCAACAAAGGCATTGAG GTTGACATTGGTTCAGCTATGGCGATAGAGAGGATGTGCTATGCTCGG GTCATCCCCACACGGGACAGGCAAGAGGGTATGGCTTCGTTCATCGAGAAGAGACCCCCACGGTACACGGGCGAATGA
- the echdc2 gene encoding enoyl-CoA hydratase domain-containing protein 2, mitochondrial isoform X2, with translation MMCRFKARNAMGHVFVSQLRELVSTLSSDSSIRVIVFRSLVPGVFCAGADLKERALMNNSESDLFVHGLRSLMTQIALLPVPTIAAIDGFALGGGLELALACDLRTAACSAQMGLTETTRGLLPGAGGSQRLPRMVGVTLAKELIFTGKRVGGQAALEMGLVNRVVEQNPTGDAAYREALGLAREILPQAPFAVQMAKEAINKGIEVDIGSAMAIERMCYARVIPTRDRQEGMASFIEKRPPRYTGE, from the exons ATGATGTGTCGATTCAAAGCAAGAAACGCTATGGGTCATGTGTTTGTCTCGCAG CTGAGGGAGCTGGTGTCTACTCTGTCCAGTGACTCATCGATTCGTGTGATTGTCTTCAGGAGTTTAGTGCCGGGGGTTTTCTGTGCAG GCGcagacctgaaagagagagctCTGATGAACAACAGCGAGTCTGATCTGTTCGTTCACGGCCTGCGATCCCTCATGACTCAAATCG CGTTGTTGCCCGTGCCGACCATTGCAGCGATCGATGGCTTCGCCCTGGGGGGCGGCCTGGAGTTGGCTTTGGCTTGCGACCTCCGCACTGCCG CATGTTCGGCACAGATGGGCCTGACTGAGACGACGCGGGGGCTGCTCCCAGGGGCGG ggggcagtCAGCGTCTCCCACGGATGGTTGGCGTCACTCTGGCCAAAGAGCTCATCTTCACAG GCAAGCGTGTGGGAGGGCAGGCGGCTCTGGAGATGGGCCTTGTGAACAGAGTCGTAGAACAGAACCCGACAGGAGACGCTGCCTACAGAGAGGCACTCGGCCTGGCCAGAGAGATACTGCCCCAG GCTCCTTTTGCGGTGCAGATGGCAAAAGAGGCAATCAACAAAGGCATTGAG GTTGACATTGGTTCAGCTATGGCGATAGAGAGGATGTGCTATGCTCGG GTCATCCCCACACGGGACAGGCAAGAGGGTATGGCTTCGTTCATCGAGAAGAGACCCCCACGGTACACGGGCGAATGA
- the zyg11 gene encoding protein zyg-11 homolog: MAMARSFVTTDEASPAALTDLCLTYVSQNLECFCVTCPDGSLCFREAVLFPQELADQLLAKMATEGPLNDSTVGVFRNCEYLRLRRACIRTARISAEAFQKALCPHRLLELDAARVNADLTIPDILQGLATNKYCQESLQRLVLTGLTMSSLEEPIRHRFNSLQALRSLSLANVDFYDSGLIDVCSLPRLESLDLSNTSVTNLSPLLGLKERLRSLTLHQLKRLEMSTAQLLGVIGQLELLQHLDISDDKQFTSDVARQLLGQPGILPALVSLDVSGRKQVTDAAVKAFVDERPGMTFMGLLATDAGFSGFLSGEGNLKVTGEANETQICEALRRYSEREGFVREALFHLFSLTHVMEKPRPDILKLVVLGMKNHPATLNVQLAASACVFNLTKQDLAAGMPVRLLSTVTQLLLEAMRTFPNHQQLQKNCLLSLCSDRILQEVPFNRFEAAKLVMQWLCNHEDQNMQRMAVAIISILAAKLSTEQTAQLGAELFIVKQLLHIVRQKASQGIVDATLKFTLSALWNLTDESPTTCRHFIENQGLTLFIKVLESFPNESSIQQKVLGLLNNIAEVGALHGELMVQEFLDHIRTLLHSQEVEVSYFAAGILAHLTSRGADAWVLGPDLRSSLLEQLHDVIMKWPPPDCEMVAYRSFNPFFPLLESFHTPGVQLWAAWAMQHVCSKNAARYCSMLLEEGGLHQLELIHTHPETHTDVKLLAKSILESLQNHRARTGQAAPTHDLRRVPPQ, encoded by the exons TTCAGAGAGGCTGTCCTCTTCCCACAGGAGTTGGCAGACCAGCTGCTGGCCAAAATGGCTACTGAAG GCCCATTGAATGACAGCACCGTGGGTGTTTTTCGGAACTGTGAATACCTGCGATTGAGGCGAGCCTGCATCCGCACAGCGCGGATCTCTGCAGAGGCCTTCCAGAAGGCCCTTTGCCCTCACAGACTGCTGGAGCTGGATGCTGCAAGGGTCAACGCTGACCTCACTATTCCTGATATTCTACAGGGCTTGGCCACCAATAAATATTGCCAG GAGTCCCTCCAGCGACTTGTCTTGACAGGTCTCACCATGTCCTCTCTCGAGGAACCAATCCGGCATCGCTTTAATTCTCTCCAGGCTCTGCGCTCCCTCTCCTTAGCCAACGTCGACTTCTATGATTCCGGGCTCATTGACGTGTGTTCCCTCCCTCGGCTGGAGAGCCTCGATCTCTCCAACACTTCGGTTACCAACCTGAGCCCGTTGCTGGGCCTGAAGGAGCGTCTGCGCTCGTTGACGCTGCACCAACTCAAGAGGCTGGAGATGAGCACTGCTCAGCTGCTGGGGGTCATCGGCCAGCTGGAATTATTGCAG CACCTGGACATCAGCGATGATAAGCAGTTTACCTCTGACGTGGCTCGCCAGCTTCTCGGACAGCCAGGGATATTGCCTGCTCTTGTTTCCCTGGATGTGTCGGGGAGAAAACAG GTGACAGATGCAGCTGTGAAGGCATTTGTGGACGAGAGACCAGGGATGACCTTTATGGGTCTTCTTGCCACGGACGCTGGATTTTCTGGCTTCCTGTCTGGTGAAGGAAATTTAAAA GTAACGGGAGAAGCCAACGAGACCCAGATCTGTGAGGCCCTGCGTCGCTACAGTGAGAGGGAGGGTTTCGTAAGAGAAGCGCTGTTTCATCTGTTCAGCCTGACGCATGTCATGGAGAAACCCAGGCCTGACATACTCAAG ctgGTAGTTTTGGGAATGAAAAATCATCCTGCCACTCTGAATGTCCAGCTGGCAGCCAGTGCCTGTGTGTTCAACCTGACAAAGCAGGACCTGGCAGCAGGAATGCCTGTGCGACTGTTGAGCACCGTAACTCAGCTTCTGCTGGAGGCCATGAGGACGTTCCCCAACCACCAACAG CTGCAGAAGAACTGCCTGCTGTCTCTTTGCAGCGATCGGATTCTGCAGGAGGTTCCGTTCAACAG ATTTGAAGCTGCCAAACTAGTCATGCAGTGGCTCTGCAACCATGAAGACCAGAACATGCAGAGGATGGCGGTGGCCATCATTTCCATACTGGCTGCTAAG TTGTCCACGGAGCAGACGGCTCAGCTGGGAGCAGAGCTGTTCATAGTGAAG CAACTGCTTCACATTGTGCGTCAGAAGGCTTCACAGGGCATAGTGGACGCCACACTCAAGTTTACTCTCAGTGCACTTTGGAATCTAACTGATGAATCACCAACAACTTGTCGCCATTTCATTGAAAACCAGGGCCTGACGCTGTTTATTAAAGTTTTGGAG TCCTTCCCCAATGAGTCTTCAATTCAGCAGAAGGTTCTCGGCCTGCTG AACAACATCGCAGAGGTCGGGGCGCTGCATGGGGAGCTGATGGTGCAGGAGTTCCTGGACCACATCAGGACTCTGCTGCACAGCCAAGAGGTGGAGGTCAGCTACTTTGCAGCAGGCATCCTTGCACATCTGACATCACGGGGAGCAGATGCCTGGGTGCTCGGCCCTGATCTTCGGTCctcgctgctggagcagctg CATGATGTCATTATGAAGTGGCCTCCGCCCGACTGTGAAATGGTGGCCTACAG GTCCTTTAACCCCTTTTTCCCCCTATTGGAGAGCTTTCACACGCCTGGTGTCCAGCTGTGGGCGGCCTGGGCCATGCAACACGTCTGCAGCAAGAATG ctgctcgctACTGCAGCATGCTGTTGGAGGAGGGTGGCCTGCATCAGCTGgaactcattcacacacaccctgagacCCACACTGATGTCAAACTGTTGGCTAAGAGTATTCTGGAGAGCCTTCAGAACCACAGAGCTCGCACCGGCCAAGCTGCACCAACACATGACCTTCGCCGGGTGCCTCCGCAATAG